Part of the Drosophila santomea strain STO CAGO 1482 chromosome 2L, Prin_Dsan_1.1, whole genome shotgun sequence genome is shown below.
GAGTCAGCAGAGTTTATTATAAGGTTACCTTTTTATGGGTGTTCGCTGCTCAATTCCCGCTCTCTTATGCTAGATTGAAAACCTGGAGGATCTGCTGAAGGAGAAGGACAACCAGGTGGATATGGCGCGGGCCCGTTTGTCGGCCATGCAGGCGCACCACAGCAGCTCCGAGGGCGCCTTAACCAGCCTGGAGGAGGCCATCGGCGACAAGGAGAAGCAGATGGCCCAGCTGCGGGATCAGCGGGATCGCGCAGAGCACGAGAAGCAGGAGGAGCGGGATCTTCACGAGCGCGAGGTGGCCGACTACAAGATCAAGCTGCGGGCCGCCGAGAGCGAGGTGGAGAAGCTGCAGACGCGCCTGGAGCGGGCGGTCACCGAGCGGGAGCGGCTGGAGATCAAGCTGGAGGCCTCGCAGAGCGAACTGGGCAAGTCGAAGGCTGAGCTGGAGAAGGCCACCTGCGAAATGGGCAGGAGCAGCGCCGACTGGGAGTCCACCAAGCAGAGGATCGCCCGCCTGGAGCTGGAGAATGAGCGGCTGAAACACGATCTGGAGCGTTCGCAGGTACTCGTGCATTATGACCAGTTCCCCCAACATTAACCCAATAACTTATCATCAGTCTATTCGTATGTATGTTTGCGCTGTGTACATATAATCGAGAGACTTGCATACATACTGCTATCGATAATCTATGAACCCATATGCATACAACACATATCTTTGTGCTATCTGTATCTACATCtttatctatatctatatctgtatctgaatatGTATTTACATGTACACATTACGCATCCCAACTACCAACTACCCAACTACAACAACTACAATTATAATAACTACAACAACCAATCAACCTGAAATCTAAAACTCACCCGACATAAACCAAATATAGATGCAGCTAGAAGAACAGACCACACTACACAAAGTAAGCCCAAAAATCCGAGTTCCAAACTTCCAATTACCAAATAGATTGCATAATATCGAGCATCGTAGTTTTCGAGTAACGTAGTTTGAAATCCTTTCACTTCCCATAAAACCGCCCAAAttgttggtttttggttttaaatttgtacagTTCAATCAAACTAAATCGAGTAATATTTCGGTAATGTCACAGAGTTGGCCTTGTTCAAAGATCAAACTTAATGTAATATTGTTGCTTAGTTTCATCGAAAACGAATGTGGAATATCGCTATTATGCAAAATCGCACCTTTGATGTATCGCCGACACATATATCGTATCGCATCCTATCTAGAACCTTGTAACTATCACTCATCACCCAAAACACGTAGTACTTTGTTTGCCTGCCCTCCAATGACTATCACTCGCCATTTAGAGCCAGCAGGCTGAAGTCGAACTTAGTCGACCATCCACCACCAACAACGATTTCAGATCCGATAAAGCCCTGACATATTGCGCACTTAGATACTTAGACAGGATTAGCAGCACTCGCCTACATAGCTGGGTTTTGATTTAATCGCTGTGCAGACAGTGGGAGGTGTGAACGAGTTGAATTGCCGCCGAACATGCATACCCTCGAATAAGCGTACCCTAAGATTaagatataaatatgttcGTATCGTACTTTGCAGAATGTACAAAAGTTAATGTTCGAAACGGGCAAGATATCGGTAAGTCGGCCAAAGCCGCTGACCCAGCCTACCCACCACATAGTTCACTAAGCGCCATAGCAGCCCAAATAGAAACCGAATCTAGAGAACCAAGCGTCAAATGCACCCAAATATGAGAGAAACGTGTGTCGAAATCCAAAATGCCGAACTCCCATTGAATCACTCACAGCTTCATGGATTGGATTTGGATCCATTGTAAACAGCTTGCCTGCTGGACTCATCCACTCATCGAGTCATCGACTCACCGACGCACCCACTCATCACCTCAAGTCACACGTATTCGAAACCATCTCTGTAAATTTGACCACATTTGCTAATGCCTTGAACCGCTTTCGATTGTTGTCTTGCACTCGTTATCCTTATCGCCCCATCCATGGCCAACCAACTAATTTGAATGTTTCCCGTTTCCGCCGAAAGACAACCTTTGGCAGGACCACGATGACCACGTCCCAGGAACTGGATCGAGCCCAGGAGCGGGCCGACAAGGCCTCAGCCGAGCTGCGACGCACCCAGGCCGAGCTGAGAGTCACACAGGTATGGTCCAAATGCTCCCCCACTTGCCTGCGAATCGAGACagccatatacatatatcgatATGCATATCTGAATGCTCTTTTAGTTAGctttacatatattatttacgTATACTTTATGTATAAATCGAACTGCGAACTCGCAATTGCAAGTGCAATTCCCACATACAactgtgtctgtgtgtatgtatgctatatatgtacatatctcGGTGTGCGTGTGCTTTGTTGATGGACCGAAAACTAAAACTTTCGCCTGGCCATGAGGAGATTctacacacccacacagaaCACACACCAATGCAAATACAAGAGTCGAAGGGTCCCCCACCCACCTGTCTATAACTTTCTCTGCTGCAACATGCCACcccaaccacacacacacacgcacacaaacacacacacacacccgaGCACTTGCTATGGCAAACACGCTGAGTCCTTTTGCGGGGATAAAGGATAGGGATTTAAATCCTTTTATGTTTGCTTCTTTCgtaactttaactttaactttaactttaactcTAACGTAACCGTAACCGTATTAGTAAATCGTAAACTGTAAATGTAATCGTAATTGTAAAgaaatttattgcaaattgcaaatgccGCCGTTGAGACCATGTATACTAAAACCAAACTCTATCTAAACCGTTGTGCTTACATTCATTCTCTAAATATAGGGCGAAACTGAAAAACGTTTTGTGAGTAAACCGCTTCCaagcaatcaatcaatcaaacaaGTTTTTAGTAACGCAACTAACCGTAATTGAATTCGATTGCAAACTTGAACTGCATCTGACTATGCCAAAGTAATCCAAACTAATCCAAAGAAACCCAAAAAGATAACCAAAGCTAGTTGCAATCTGTCACTTGTTCAATTTAATGTAACTTGCATTGCCTGATGTACTAACATTGCCATACcagcatatacatacatacgcacataccCATACACACGTGCCTATAAATATAGCgaacacacacgcatacatacATCATTGACCTTGTACGATATAGCCTCGAGCTCATCTGTCACCGCAGTTCCGGTTTGCTGGGAAGAGAGAGCAGCAACCTGCCCCGAAAACCGGATGCCAGCAAAGTATGACAAAGTATCCTTAGAGCAGCCCAGCTCCAGGAGCGCTTTTTCTTGGACTTTCACCcccccccccacacacacacacacgtacacgtACACACGTACAAGGACTGAAGGAAGCGGAAGGCCGCTGATATGCCCAGCTAATTGACTTAACTGCTCTCGCGCGCCCACTAATACATTGACAACCACACATCCGCCAGCATTTCTTACGCACACTTTGCCTTACTTTGCTCTCGCACTTTCGCCAATTTTCCCTAATTTTCCTCTTGCACTAATGAGCCATCTGTGGTCGTCCAATCCATCGCGAACTCATGCTCCAAATCCCGCCATGTGCCCCATAACAACTTCGTCCAGTGTTTTTATGTCCGTCTGTTTCAACCCATTACCCAGCTACActcttttccctttttcgcACCGAACTTCTTTAAACTTCTTTAAACTTCGTCTTTGTTTTCTAGTTCACCAAACTTTATTTGTCCTTTTGTTTCCTTTACATTTATCTTAGATATTTTTATCCATTCcttttttccacattttttagCTATTTCCACTGTTGTTTCCGTTTACACCCTCAGTATTGCTCCTTCTATACCTTCTGTTAAGCTTTTCCTGGCCCAAATCTTTCCTAAGCTCGCTCCAAGCACTTCTGTTCTCTTAACCACCTCCTCCTCATCATGATTCCTGCTCTATATCTCCCTCCAAGTCAGCTCGCAGCATAAATCGCTCTATATCGCTCGCTAGACGTTGTGATCGTGTTCGTAATCGTTATCGTAATTTAAGTACTTTTTGTCGTTATATTTGTCGTTTGTCACCTTAACCTCTCTGTTTCGTGTCTACTAATCAGTCAGacattcagtcagtcagtcagtcagtcaatcagtcagtcagtcgaATCAGTCATTTAAGAACCTTTGCCCCACATAATGGCCTGTAAATAATATCCGTTATCCAACATCCACTCTACCCCCCCGACAACATGACAAACCCTTCGATCCCCCACGATCGATTGATAATGAAAACCGACCAAACCAAAACCCGAAAACAGTCGGATGCGGAAAGAGCACGCGAGGAGGCGGCCGCCCTGCAGGAGAAGCTGGAGAAGAGCCAGGGCGAGGTGTACCGACTCAAGGCCAAGCTGGAGAACGCCCAGGGTGAGCAGGAGAGTCTGCGccaggagctggagaaggcGCAGAGCGGCGTCTCTCGCATCCACGCCGACCGCGATCGGGTAGGCAAAACCGCTTAGCTATAGCTATATAGCTATAGCACCCAAATCCGAATAAAACCCCCAATGAATCCCATGAAAgacccaaccaaccaaccaaccaaccaaccaaccaccctCACTCACTCACCCAAACCACCATCCGTTGCACAGGCCTTCTCCGAGGTGGAAAAGATCAAGGAGGAGATGGAGCGCACCCAGGCCACGTTGGGCAAGTCGCAGCTGCAGCACGAGAAGCTGCAAAACTCGCTGGACAAGGCCCAGAACGAGGTCGATCATCTGCAGGATAAGCTGGACAAGGCCAGCACGGAGAACCGCCGCCTGGTGCTCGAGAAGGAGAAGCTCACCTACGACTACGACAACCTGCAGTCGCAGCTGGACAAGGCCTTGGGCCAGGCCGCCAGGATGCAGAAGGAGCGCGAGACCCTCTCCTTGGACACGGATCGCATTCGCGAGAAGCTGGAGAAGACGCAGGTATGCCCGGGTCTCAATCCCCGTCCCAGTCGCTGCCCCCAGAACCACCTACACCACACACTCTCTgatccacacacacacacccatcTTCGAAGAGACTAGCTAACCGAACATCTGTGACTGTAGCCGTAACTGTGTTGTGCTAACCCCCAGAGTAAACTATTAACCGACATGCCACTGAAACCTCGCTTAGATCGATGTGATTGCTATTGCTTAACCCAGAACACCCTCAACCCTCAACCCTCAACCCTCAACCCTTAACCAACCCTAACCCGCCTTGTACATAACTAAAACTATTTATCCCTAACATATATCTCTACGTATGCGTAACTATCTTTCGACTGTCACACCCCACAACACTCACACTCGCAACTAAAACACCCACACAACTACGAAATACCAGGTGCAACTGGGTCGCATCCAGAAGGAGCGGGATCAATTCTCCGACGAGCTGGAGACGCTCAAGGAGCGCTCGGAATCGGCACAGACCCTCCTCATGAAGGCCGCCCGCGACCGGGAGGCGATGCAAACGGATCTGGAGGTCCTCAAGGAGCGCTACGAGAAGTCGCACGCCATCCAGCAGAAACTCCAGGTAATTGACACCCAAACCCCCGACAGCGAAGGCCACTTCTTCAGGTATCCTCTTCGAAAACGAAACCCAAAACTATTGGCTATCACCCCGACTAAACTCTATACTAAAATACGTTGTCTGTACTGCATATTGTTTGAAAAACCGCATGAGAACTGAATTAAGAAATCAGAACAATTGGCTGTTTGTGTAAATCCGTAGCTACCATTGCCATTGGAAACCCGAATGTCCCAGACCTAACCCCTTATGCCCTATCGCTTCCTCCTTTCAGATGGAGCGCGACGATGCGGTCACCGAAGTCGAGATCCTCAAGGAGAAACTGGACAAGGCGCTGTACGCCAGCCAGAAGCTGATCGACGAGAAGGACACCTCCAACAAGGAGTTTGAAAAGATGCTGGAGAAGTACGACCGGGCCCAGAACGAGATCTATCGCCTTCAGTCCCGCTGCGATACGGCAGAGGCGGACAGAGCCCGCCTGGAGGTGGAGGCGGAGCGATCTGGCCTGGCTGCCAGCAAGGCTCGCGAGGATCTGCGCAAGCTGCAGGACGAGAGCACCCGGCTGCAGGAGGCCTGCGATCGGGCGGCGCTCCAGTTGAGCCGCGCCAAGGAGTGCGAGGACAATGCGCGCAGCGAGCTGGAGCACAGTCGCGATCGCTTCGACAAGCTGCAAACGGACATTCGGCGGGCCCAGGGCGAGAAGGAGCACTTCCAGTCCGAGCTGGAGAGGGTCACCTACGAACTGGAGCGGGCACATGCCGCCCAAACCAAGGCGGGCGCCAGCGTGGAGGCGGCCAAGGAGGAGGCGGCCCACTATGCCGTGGAGCTTGAGAAAATGCGCGACCGCTACGAGAAGAGCCAGGTGGAGCTGCGCAAACTCCAGGACACAGACACCTTTGGCCGGGAGACGCGCCGCCTCAAGGAGGAGAACGAGCGGCTGCGCGAGAAGCTGGACAAGACGCTCATGGAACTGGAGACCATCCGGGGCAAGTCGCAGTACGAGTCGGAGTCCTTCGAGAAGTACAAGGACAAGTACGAGAAGATCGAGATGGAGGTGCAGAACATGGAGTCGAAGCTGCACGAGACCAGCCTGCAGCTGGAGCTATCGAAGGGCGAGGTGGCCAAGATGCTGGCCAACCAGGACAAGCAGCGATCCGAGCTGGAACGGGCGCACATCGAGCGGGAGAAGGCCCGGGACAAGCATGAGAAGCTACTGAAGGAGGTCGATCGTTTGCGCCTGCAACAGTCCTCGGTGAGCCCCGGCGATCCGGTCCGAGCGTCGACGTCCTCCTCTTCCGCTCTGTCCGCTGGCGAGCGGCAGGAGATCGACCGCCTGCGGGATCGCCTTGAGAAGGCGCTGCAGTCGCGTGACGCCACCGAGCTGGAGGCCGGTCGCTTGGCCAAGGAACTGGAGAAGGCGCAAATGCATCTGGCCAAGCAGCAGGAGAACACCGAGTCCACGCGCATCGAGTTCGAGCGCATGGGCGCTGAGCTGGGTCGCCTTCACGATCGCCTCGAGAAGGCCGAGGCTGAGCGGGAGGCACTGCGTCAAGCGAGCCGGAGCGGCGGAGCAGGCGCTGCCCCCCATCCGCAGCTGGAGAAGCACGTCCAGAAGCTGGAGTCAGACGTCAAGCAGCTGGCCATGGAGCGGGAGCAGCTGGTCCTGCAACTGGAGAAGAGCCAGGAGATCCTCATGAACTTCCAGAAGGAGCTCCAGAACGCAGAGGCGGAGTTGCAGAAGACGCGCGAGGAGAACCGCAAGCTGCGCAACGGTCACCAACTGCCGCCTGCCGCCGCTCCACCCGCCGGAGCCTCTCCCGCCGAGATCCAGGCCATGCAGAAGGAGATCCAGACCCTCCAGCAGAAGCTCCAGGAGTCGGAGCGCGCCCTGCAGGCCGCCGGTCCCCAGCAGGCCCAGGCTGCCGCGGCGGCGGGCGCGAGTCGCGAGGAGATCGAGCAATGGCGCAAGGTCATCGAGCAGGAGAAGGGTCGTGCCGACATGGCCGACAAGGCTGCCCAGGAGATGCACAAGCGCATTCAGGTGAGGATCGATGTGGGTGAATTACTACAGGACACAAGGAGTTGGACCTTAACACAACTAAACATTCTGATACTTTTCTAACACATTACATCACTTATTTCCACAATTTTTTGTATCAATATGTAAGTACTTAATGTTATCATTTGGCTATTGCGTTTGAAATTACGTTACTTTGAATGGGAGTTTTATTGGAGTTCCAAGTTACACTATTACATCTTAAAGAAACTAAACTAGGATTCTAATGCAATAAAATGGTTTAGCTTATGGACCAACACATCAAGGATCAGCACGCCCAGATGCAAAagatgcagcagcagatgcaacagcagcagcaggcggcgcAACAAGCGGCGCAGCAggcggcgcagcagcagcagtccgCAGCAAGTGCCGGCGGAGCGGACGCCAAAGAGTTGGAGAAGGTCAGGGGCGAACTGCAGGCGGCGTGCACCGAGCGGGATCgcttccagcagcagctggagctcCTGGTCACGGAGCTGGAGAAGAGCAAGGTGGGTTAACCATGCCATTGCACAATCATATATCCGGTAATCGCTTTTCTCCCCCTTCAAGATGTCCAACCAGGAGCAGACAAAACAGCTCCAAACGGCgcagcagcaagtgcagcaactgcagcagcaggtgcaacagctgcagcagcagatgcaacaactgcagcaggcTGCCAGTGCGGGAGCAGGCGCCACCGACGTGCAGcgccagcagctggagcagcagcagaagcagctggaggaggtgCGCAAGCAGATCGACAACCAGGCCAAGGCCACCGAGGGCGAGCGCAAGATCATCGACGAGCAGCGCAAGCAGATCGACGCCAAGCGCAAGGACATCGAGGACAAGGAGAAGAAGATGGCCGAGTTCGACGTCCAGCTGCGCAAGCGCAAGGAGCAGATGGACCAGCTGGAGAAGTCCCTCCAGACGCAAGGAGGCGGAGCGGCGGCCGCCGGCGAGCTGAACAAGAAGCTCATGGACACGCAGCGGCAGCTGGAAGCGTAAGTGTTCCACAAGCCAGCGAAATATCTTCTTACCAAAGCAGATCCCCTATTTCAAAATATACGtctatttaatatttattattggtCACGAGATTAAGATAAAGCGCGGAATGCGATTTACTTTAGTTTACGAAAACATAAGGAAAGCTATGGTCAACTACCTCGATTATAAAGCTACCCTTTAAATGCCTCCAGAAACTTAAGTTACGAATCTCCAAATACGGACGCTTCaacgtttatacggacagaaATACGGACAAACGGGTGTGGAAAGATTGGATAGGATctgattgttttttttgtttttttttattcggcAAATATCACGTACTATATGTTGTTGCAACTCTTTTTCAGATGCGTCAAGGAGCTTCAGAATACAAAGGAGGAGCACAAGAAGGCGGCAACCGAAACGGAGCGTTTGCTGCAATTGGTACAAATGTCGCAGGAGGAGCAGAACGCCAAGGAGAAGACCATCATGGATTTGCAACAGTGAGTGTCTCAGTGGCTCCTCTCCTAAACGCCCCCAGTAAATTCATGCCTTGTTATCCTTTTTTCAGAGCCTTAAAGATCGCTCAAGCCAAAGTCAAACAAGCAcaaacgcagcagcagcaacagcaggatGTAAGTTAGGATCCACTTAGTGGTATCCAAAGATATGGCTAATACCCGATCCGTATCCCTTTTCAGGCTGGGCCAGCTGGCTTCTTGAAGAGCTTTTTCTAAACAGTGCCCTCGCGAAgccacagacacacacatcTAGTGATGCAGATGAGGCAAAAGGATTTTACCCGTACTACTTACCCAAAGCGAtaatggaaaaccaaaaacagcAAGAAGTTACCAAAAGCACTGTCTACTATTTTGTATACTACCGATGCCGATACCAATACCAACTATGCAGTATTTCTACGactctcacacacatacactctACACACTCTACACACACTGAAACACACAGGGACACACagggacacacacacatttgtaAATGACACTATGTAAATGCAATGCGAAATGCatattatttgatatttatgtGTATTGTGTAATTAGGTTGCCGCTATACTCAAATTGTGGATGCATTTAAAAGTCAGCTCGTATAGCGTACTTTGTAAACTCTCTTAACTCTCTCTAACTCACTAACTCAATCCTTTTCGAACTCAAAATCGAACTCAACTTAAAGTTTATCGTTAGCCAAACACCAAGTCCTTCTTAGCCCAATTACCCCCACTCGAGAGTCCTTCTGTCCCTCACTCTTTCTCTGTCGCTCGGAGCTGCAGCACGTAGACTACGTCCTCGGGCACtgcatccccatccccatcctcatccccatccccatccacatccccatGCCCATCAGCCCAGTAATATTTCCGTAAGACCCACCCATTAGTCACTAGTTTTCCCACTGGGCGAATGTTATGGCATTGAAGTTGAAACGAGAAGAAAGGCAGCGCAGTAATTGCATTAATTGAGTGCTGCATTGGACCCAAAGTGCAGCATGCACTTACAATTATCGACgatatatacacacatacatatatagtatgtatgcGAGCCTCTGTTATAGTTAGTCAAACATGAGCATCCTACGCCCATCAATCACACTGTACATAAGTCATTCGCATCGGACTCATGGCGGAAAGGTATAGATACATATACGGATACACTACGTAGAGCAATACATGATAGACCACAGATTATACAAGTATGATATAGATACGAGTACCATATGTAAAATTATTGcgattataaaattatattgcCTAGCCTTTAGCCGTGTACCGTGTACCGTGTACCGTGTACCAAAGAACTATCACTGCAGACCCCAAAGGAAGATCACTACCTACCATTCAGCTATTATGGATATTATCGATAAAATAAACTCGAACGTCAACTACAACAAGTGCAATCtctattttaattagttaaaTCTACACGATACCCCCACGTTCCTTAGCCCCCGACTAAATAGATCGAGTCCACTACGCAAGCTTTACCCAAGTCAGCTGTGAATGCGCATAGTACGAGTATAGTACTTGTAGTACTTGTAGTACTTATTGTAGATCGATAGTTCCAC
Proteins encoded:
- the LOC120443882 gene encoding plectin isoform X9, which produces MGSPYYRDMDEPTSPAGAGHHRSRSASRPPMAHAMDYPRTRYQSLDRGGLVDPHDREFIPIREPRDRSRDRSLERGLYLEDELYGRSARQSPSAMGGYNTGMGPTSDRAYLGDLQHQNTDLQRELGNLKRELELTNQKLGSSMHSIKTFWSPELKKERALRKEESAKYSLINDQLKLLSTENQKQAMLVRQLEEELRLRMRQPNLEMQQQMEAIYAENDHLQREISILRETIKDLECRVETQKQTLIARDESIKKLLEMLQAKGMGKEEERQMFQQMQAMAQKQLDEFRLEIQRRDQEILAMAAKMKTLEEQHQDYQRHIAVLKESLCAKEEHYNMLQTDVEEMRARLEEKNRLIEKKTQGTLQTVQERNRLTSELTEIKDHMDIKDRKISVLQRKIENLEDLLKEKDNQVDMARARLSAMQAHHSSSEGALTSLEEAIGDKEKQMAQLRDQRDRAEHEKQEERDLHEREVADYKIKLRAAESEVEKLQTRLERAVTERERLEIKLEASQSELGKSKAELEKATCEMGRSSADWESTKQRIARLELENERLKHDLERSQNVQKLMFETGKISTTFGRTTMTTSQELDRAQERADKASAELRRTQAELRVTQGETEKRFSDAERAREEAAALQEKLEKSQGEVYRLKAKLENAQGEQESLRQELEKAQSGVSRIHADRDRAFSEVEKIKEEMERTQATLGKSQLQHEKLQNSLDKAQNEVDHLQDKLDKASTENRRLVLEKEKLTYDYDNLQSQLDKALGQAARMQKERETLSLDTDRIREKLEKTQVQLGRIQKERDQFSDELETLKERSESAQTLLMKAARDREAMQTDLEVLKERYEKSHAIQQKLQMERDDAVTEVEILKEKLDKALYASQKLIDEKDTSNKEFEKMLEKYDRAQNEIYRLQSRCDTAEADRARLEVEAERSGLAASKAREDLRKLQDESTRLQEACDRAALQLSRAKECEDNARSELEHSRDRFDKLQTDIRRAQGEKEHFQSELERVTYELERAHAAQTKAGASVEAAKEEAAHYAVELEKMRDRYEKSQVELRKLQDTDTFGRETRRLKEENERLREKLDKTLMELETIRGKSQYESESFEKYKDKYEKIEMEVQNMESKLHETSLQLELSKGEVAKMLANQDKQRSELERAHIEREKARDKHEKLLKEVDRLRLQQSSVSPGDPVRASTSSSSALSAGERQEIDRLRDRLEKALQSRDATELEAGRLAKELEKAQMHLAKQQENTESTRIEFERMGAELGRLHDRLEKAEAEREALRQASRSGGAGAAPHPQLEKHVQKLESDVKQLAMEREQLVLQLEKSQEILMNFQKELQNAEAELQKTREENRKLRNGHQLPPAAAPPAGASPAEIQAMQKEIQTLQQKLQESERALQAAGPQQAQAAAAAGASREEIEQWRKVIEQEKGRADMADKAAQEMHKRIQLMDQHIKDQHAQMQKMQQQMQQQQQAAQQAAQQAAQQQQSAASAGGADAKELEKVRGELQAACTERDRFQQQLELLVTELEKSKMSNQEQTKQLQTAQQQVQQLQQQVQQLQQQMQQLQQAASAGAGATDVQRQQLEQQQKQLEEVRKQIDNQAKATEGERKIIDEQRKQIDAKRKDIEDKEKKMAEFDVQLRKRKEQMDQLEKSLQTQGGGAAAAGELNKKLMDTQRQLEACVKELQNTKEEHKKAATETERLLQLVQMSQEEQNAKEKTIMDLQQALKIAQAKVKQAQTQQQQQQDAGPAGFLKSFF
- the LOC120443882 gene encoding trichohyalin isoform X10; this translates as MSRDEYNPVTSSGVRSPGRVRRLQELPTVDRSPSRDYGAPRGSPLAMGSPYYRDMDEPTSPAGAGHHRSRSASRPPMAHAMDYPRTRYQSLDRGGLVDPHDREFIPIREPRDRSRDRSLERGLYLEDELYGRSARQSPSAMGGYNTGMGPTSDRAYLGDLQHQNTDLQRELGNLKRELELTNQKLGSSMHSIKTFWSPELKKERALRKEESAKYSLINDQLKLLSTENQKQAMLVRQLEEELRLRMRQPNLEMQQQMEAIYAENDHLQREISILRETIKDLECRVETQKQTLIARDESIKKLLEMLQAKGMGKEEERQMFQQMQAMAQKQLDEFRLEIQRRDQEILAMAAKMKTLEEQHQDYQRHIAVLKESLCAKEEHYNMLQTDVEEMRARLEEKNRLIEKKTQGTLQTVQERNRLTSELTEIKDHMDIKDRKISVLQRKIENLEDLLKEKDNQVDMARARLSAMQAHHSSSEGALTSLEEAIGDKEKQMAQLRDQRDRAEHEKQEERDLHEREVADYKIKLRAAESEVEKLQTRLERAVTERERLEIKLEASQSELGKSKAELEKATCEMGRSSADWESTKQRIARLELENERLKHDLERSQNVQKLMFETGKISTTFGRTTMTTSQELDRAQERADKASAELRRTQAELRVTQGETEKRFSDAERAREEAAALQEKLEKSQGEVYRLKAKLENAQGEQESLRQELEKAQSGVSRIHADRDRAFSEVEKIKEEMERTQATLGKSQLQHEKLQNSLDKAQNEVDHLQDKLDKASTENRRLVLEKEKLTYDYDNLQSQLDKALGQAARMQKERETLSLDTDRIREKLEKTQMERDDAVTEVEILKEKLDKALYASQKLIDEKDTSNKEFEKMLEKYDRAQNEIYRLQSRCDTAEADRARLEVEAERSGLAASKAREDLRKLQDESTRLQEACDRAALQLSRAKECEDNARSELEHSRDRFDKLQTDIRRAQGEKEHFQSELERVTYELERAHAAQTKAGASVEAAKEEAAHYAVELEKMRDRYEKSQVELRKLQDTDTFGRETRRLKEENERLREKLDKTLMELETIRGKSQYESESFEKYKDKYEKIEMEVQNMESKLHETSLQLELSKGEVAKMLANQDKQRSELERAHIEREKARDKHEKLLKEVDRLRLQQSSVSPGDPVRASTSSSSALSAGERQEIDRLRDRLEKALQSRDATELEAGRLAKELEKAQMHLAKQQENTESTRIEFERMGAELGRLHDRLEKAEAEREALRQASRSGGAGAAPHPQLEKHVQKLESDVKQLAMEREQLVLQLEKSQEILMNFQKELQNAEAELQKTREENRKLRNGHQLPPAAAPPAGASPAEIQAMQKEIQTLQQKLQESERALQAAGPQQAQAAAAAGASREEIEQWRKVIEQEKGRADMADKAAQEMHKRIQLMDQHIKDQHAQMQKMQQQMQQQQQAAQQAAQQAAQQQQSAASAGGADAKELEKVRGELQAACTERDRFQQQLELLVTELEKSKMSNQEQTKQLQTAQQQVQQLQQQVQQLQQQMQQLQQAASAGAGATDVQRQQLEQQQKQLEEVRKQIDNQAKATEGERKIIDEQRKQIDAKRKDIEDKEKKMAEFDVQLRKRKEQMDQLEKSLQTQGGGAAAAGELNKKLMDTQRQLEACVKELQNTKEEHKKAATETERLLQLVQMSQEEQNAKEKTIMDLQQALKIAQAKVKQAQTQQQQQQDAGPAGFLKSFF